The following DNA comes from Gemmatimonadota bacterium.
GCAGCAGCTTTTTGATCTCTTCGGCCTTCTCGTCCACTTCCTCTTCAGGCTCGGAGATGAACTGGTCGTCTATGGAGATGAACAGCTGGAGGTGGTTCCGCAGGATCTGGGACGCGGTGGACAGGGCGTCCTGGGGGCCCACGCTGGCGTCGGTCCAGATTTCCAGCACGAGCCGGTCGTAGTCCGTACGCTGGCCGATCCGCGTGTTCTCCACCTGGAAGTTCACGCGCGTTACCGGGGAGAACATGGCGTCCATGGGGATCACGCCGATGGGCTGGTCCGGCATCTTGTTCTGCTCGGCGATCACGTAGCCCCGGCCGCTGTCGACATGGATCTCCATGCGCAATTGTCCGCCCTCGTCCAGGGACGCGATATGAAGATCCGGATTGAGGATCTCCACGTCGGCGTCCGTCTGTATGTCTTCGGCGGTAACGTCGCCCTTGCCTTCCGCTTCGAGCATCAGCGTCTTGGGCTCTTCGCTGTGCAGGATGAGCCGCAGTTCCTTGAGGTTCAGGATGATCTCGGCCACGTCTTCTACCACGGCAGGCATGGTGGAGAACTCGTGGGCGACGCCGTCGAT
Coding sequences within:
- a CDS encoding DNA-directed RNA polymerase subunit alpha, producing MKLKNFQMPRGVLVEDDTVTDGYTRFVIEPLERGFGTTIGNSIRRVLLSSLPGAAVVGVRIDGVAHEFSTMPAVVEDVAEIILNLKELRLILHSEEPKTLMLEAEGKGDVTAEDIQTDADVEILNPDLHIASLDEGGQLRMEIHVDSGRGYVIAEQNKMPDQPIGVIPMDAMFSPVTRVNFQVENTRIGQRTDYDRLVLEIWTDASVGPQDALSTASQILRNHLQLFISIDDQFISEPEEEVDEKAEEIKKLLQMNVEELELSVRSSNCLRAADIKTLADLVQKSETEMLKYRNFGRKSLTELSQILQEMELGFGMDIEEYVEVEAETT